A single region of the Pyricularia oryzae 70-15 chromosome 4, whole genome shotgun sequence genome encodes:
- a CDS encoding cystathionine gamma-synthase, which yields MIEVELGASIPPDTAHAVSVSLPTWQANVGYEEGQSWVVDRMTTGYPRFFIHKTITGFADELAARFGQPGQKAMLFPNRQAALRCVDYVRGRAPSQSALAGLDAVHLTLTPEAPKVVVDQLRPISPAVSAVLLSPEAFPVAKEYWQHSGDGVSSRRAEFCQNLFSAKLLVPEGSSPLSPQPPVFKSAKGPRRYRRETPSNDTPAPNGTNGATTPPKAAKTQEQESEEETERFLEERFGRNLDISLLPRARSAIKRRIAGALSADHDISSSHTFPAMESNTRGVNNLVEDDVLIYPCGMNAIFHAHRLLMSARGRDLKSINFGFPYVDTLKILQKFGPGCVFYGHASEADLDDLERRLEAGERYLALFCEFPGNPLLTCPNLARIRTMADKHDFAVVVDETIGTFSNINVLQYADIVVSSLTKIFSGDCNVMGGSSILNPNGRYYGALKAAVATDYEDTYWAEDVLFMERNSRDFASRVVRINVNAEAVCDLLHSHPLVRRVHYPRVNADRANYEQCRLPSGGYGGLLSVVFRDKEAAVAFYDAIKTAKGPSLGTNFTLVSPYVLLAHYNELDWAASLGVDPNLLRISIGLGETEELVDTFKKALEVAEVAVGAAGKEEAPAAAPKVQ from the exons ATGATCGAGGTGGAGCTTGGCGCGTCGATACCGCCAGACACTGCACAT GCAGTGAGCGTGTCGCTGCCGACATGGCAGGCCAACGTGGGATATGAGGAGGGCCAGTCATGGGTGGTCGACCGCATGACGACTGGCTACCCTAGGTTCTTTATCCACAAGACCATCACTGGCTTTGCCGATGAGCTGGCCGCAAGATTTGGCCAACCCGGGCAGAAGGCCATGTTGTTCCCCAACAGGCAGGCTGCTTTGAGATGCGTCGATTACGTCAGGGGACGTGCCCCGTCGCAATCGGCACTGGCTGGCCTCGACGCTGTGCACCTGACCCTGACCCCTGAGGCCCCCAAGGTCGTTGTCGACCAGCTCAGGCCCATCTCACCCGCCGTATCGGCTGTGCTGCTGTCCCCCGAGGCGTTCCCGGTCGCCAAGGAGTACTGGCAGCACTCTGGCGACGGTGTCTCGAGCCGGAGGGCCGAGTTTTGCCAGAACCTCTTCTCGGCCAAACTGCTGGTCCCAGAAGGCTCATCACCCCTTTCGCCCCAGCCGCCAGTCTTCAAGTCCGCCAAGGGACCGAGGCGGTACCGCCGGGAGACGCCATCAAACGACACACCTGCGCCCAACGGTACCAACGGGGCCACCACGCCTCCCAAAGCAGCCAAGACGCAAGAGCAAGAGTCGGAAGAGGAGACGGAGCGCTTCCTCGAGGAGCGGTTCGGGCGTAACCTCGACATCTCCCTCCTCCCCCGCGCGCGATCGGCCATCAAGAGGCGCATCGCTGGTGCCCTTTCAGCGGACCATGACATCTCCAGCAGCCACACATTCCCAGCCATGGAGTCCAACACGCGCGGCGTCAACAACCTCGTGGAAGATGACGTGCTCATATATCCCTGCGGCATGAACGCCATCTTCCATGCCCACCGGCTCCTCATGTCGGCGCGCGGCCGTGATCTTAAGAGCATCAACTTTGGCTTCCCCTATGTTGACACGCTCAAGATTCTCCAAAAGTTTGGCCCCGGCTGCGTCTTCTACGGCCACGCCTCCGAGGCCGACCTGGACGACCTGGAACGCCGCCTAGAGGCCGGCGAGCGGTACCTGGCGCTCTTTTGCGAGTTCCCAGGCAACCCGCTGCTTACGTGTCCCAACCTGGCCCGGATCCGTACCATGGCCGACAAGCACGACtttgccgtcgtcgtcgacgagACCATCGGGACCTTTTCCAACATCAACGTGCTGCAGTACGCCGACATTGTGGTCAGCAGCCTAACCAAGATCTTCTCGGGTGACTGCAATGTCatgggcggcagcagcatcctGAACCCCAACGGGCGGTACTACGGCGCCCTCAAGGCCGCCGTGGCGACCGACTACGAGGACACGTACTGGGCCGAGGACGTGCTCTTCATGGAGCGCAACAGCCGCGACTTTGCCTCGCGCGTCGTCCGCATCAACGTCAACGCCGAGGCCGTTTGCGACCTGCTCCACAGCCACCCGCTGGTCCGCCGCGTGCACTACCCCAGGGTCAACGCGGACCGCGCGAACTACGAGCAGTGCCGGCTGCCATCGGGAGGCTATGGAGGCTTGCTCTCGGTCGTGTTTCGCGACAAGGAGGCCGCCGTGGCCTTTTACGACGCCATCAAGACGGCAAAGGGCCCCAGCCTCGGTACAAACTTCACCCTGGTCTCGCCATATGTCCTCCTCGCCCACTACAACGAACTGGACTGGGCCGCTAGCCTGGGCGTTGACCCCAACCTGCTGAGAATCAGTATCGGGCTGGGCGAGACGGAGGAGCTCGTTGACACGTTTAAGAAGGCGCTCGAAGTGGCAGAGGTCGCGGTCGGCGCGGCTGGGAAGGAGGAGGCTCCGGCTGCTGCACCTAAGGTCCAGTAG
- a CDS encoding RING-14 protein yields MKFGQEFKEVLLREGYPPKWVDSAIPYGQLKKCLKKVRRELHELGLDPEILRQLLAAHATSNGGPVPLASYELDGSTVLRPRLTVFIHLEDGEAVDATLTPASRDFLEKLSSGRVPASPDPESPGSSIGSPRGSSPDRSNSMDSSDSSESDQTSVSSTNKTPIIQRVEIPLTFDGEFFDLLQADVSSLDALQDEEEAAMSKEIVILGEDMTHLTKPHKFHKSDLSRWRDVFELYLDAQVFFSTHERDHGPRTSAKALEQLVWFQGQVNDRGLVQQFKLPASREAYARFLDLNSKFLQNLKFQEINRTAVTKILKKFDKQTCLGASQTFPRAVHSKRFLSESVAKELCAQVSNHVVSTVPRVEDYSCPICMSIAWLPVRLACRHIFCVRCVVKMQRDGKRQCPMCRQNVVMQADLRNLDHDLARFMGLYFKKETKEKQAANDLERGIEMFGDDYKPSSCVVM; encoded by the exons ATGAAGTTCGGACAAGAATTCAAAGAGGTTCTTTTGCGGGAAG GATATCCTCCCAAATGGGTGGACTCGGCAATTCCTTACGGGCAACTGAAAAAGTGCCTCAAAAAGGTCAGACGGGAGCTGCACGAGCTGGGCCTTGATCCAGAGATTCTGCGCCAGCTTTTGGCAGCCCATGCTACTTCCAACGGTGGCCCGGTGCCACTAGCCAGCTATGAATTGGACGGCTCGACCGTTTTGAGGCCTCGCCTGACTGTCTTCATCCACCTTGAGGATGGCGAGGCCGTCGATGCCACCTTGACCCCGGCATCCAGGGATTTTCTGGAGAAGCTCTCGTCGGGACGGGTACCCGCCTCACCCGACCCGGAGTCTCCCGGGTCTAGCATTGGTAGCCCACGGGGGTCGAGTCCGGATCGGTCAAACTCAATGGATTCATCAGACTCGTCGGAGAGTGATCAGACCTCTGTCTCAAGCACCAACAAGACCCCGATCATACAGCGTGTCGAGATACCCCTGACATTTGACGGCGAGTTCTTCGACCTCCTTCAGGCCGACGTGTCCAGCCTCGACGCACTtcaggacgaggaagaggcGGCCATGTCAAAGGAGATTGTCATACTCGGCGAGGACATGACGCACCTGACCAAGCCGCACAAGTTCCACAAGTCGGACCTCTCACGGTGGCGCGATGTCTTTGAGCTCTACCTCGATGCGCAGGTCTTCTTCTCGACGCACGAGCGCGACCACGGGCCCAGGACCAGCGCAAAGGCACTCGAGCAGCTCGTGTGGTTCCAAGGACAGGTTAACGACCGCGGGCTCGTCCAGCAGTTCAAGCTGCCGGCCAGCCGGGAGGCTTATGCCAGGTTTCTGGATCTAAACTCCAAGTTCTTGCAGAATCTCAAGTTCCAGGAGATTAACAGAACTGCCGTGACCAAGATCCTGAAGA AATTCGACAAGCAAACCTGCCTCGGCGCCTCGCAGACCTTCCCCCGCGCGGTGCATTCGAAGCGGTTCCTGTCCGAGAGCGTAGCCAAGGAACTTTGCGCCCAGGTGTCGAACCACGTCGTGTCGACGGTCCCGCGCGTCGAGGACTACTCGTGTCCGATCTGTATGAGCATCGCCTGGCTGCCCGTGCGCCTGGCCTGCCGCCACATCTTTTGCGTCCGCTGCGTCGTCAAGATGCAGCGCGACGGCAAGCGCCAGTGTCCCATGTGTCGCCAAAACGTCGTCATGCAGGCCGACCTCCGCAACCTGGACCACGACCTCGCCCGCTTCATGGGCCTGTACTTCAAAAAGGAGACCAAGGAGAAGCAGGCCGCCAACGATCTGGAGCGCGGCATCGAGATGTTTGGCGATGACTACAAGCCCTCTAGCTGCGTCGTCATGTGA
- a CDS encoding cysteine protease ATG4: protein MDSAVAGAADIGRYGRRIVRMIWDPEPTNDPIANRPAWCLGYEYTLETNITSKTKGEDSKLSTATSSDQQRPPAQANKVPQMPSAQLPTEAAATALSGNTTPPTPEAALEPTKITSQPAAIDTPPDSVDSSFDSSMAYDDVPDDGGWPPAFLNDFESRIWMTYRSGFEPIPRSTDPTASSRMSFAMRLKTMADQQAGFTTDSGWGCMIRTGQSLLANSLLTCRLGRSWRRGQAPDEERKLLSLFADDPRAPYSIHNFVAHGAAKCGKYPGEWFGPSATARCIHALANATENSFRVYSTGDLPDVYEDSFMEVAKPDGKTFHPTLILISTRLGIDKINQVYWESLTATLQLPQSVGIAGGRPSSSHYFVGAQRSDEDQGSYLFYLDPHHTRPALPFHEDPQLYTPSDVDSCHTRRLRRLHIREMDPSMLIGFLILDEENWHAWKSSVKHVQGKSIITVSEHDPSKGSASGRPSAIDEVETLSDDDGDTVLDG from the exons ATGGATTCGGCCGTGGCTGGTGCAGCGGACATCGGCCGGTATGGCCGCCGAATTGTTAGGATGATCTGGGATCCAGAGCCAACCAACGACCCTATCGCGAACCGACCCGCCTGGTGTTTAGGTTACGAATACACTTTGGAGACAAACATTACTTCGAAGACCAAGGGAGAGGATAGCAAACTGTCAACTGCGACGAGCAGCGATCAACAGCGTCCCCCTGCTCAGGCAAACAAGGTGCCCCAAATGCCGTCTGCGCAGCTACCTACAGAAGCTGCTGCCACAGCACTCTCCGGAAACACTACACCACCTACACCGGAGGCTGCGCTGGAGCCCACAAAAATCACCTCGCAACCGGCTGCAATCGATACCCCACCGGACTCGGTCGACAGCAGTTTCGACTCGTCCATGGCATATGACGACGTCCCGGACGACGGAGGCTGGCCGCCTGCGTTCCTCAACGACTTTGAATCGCGGATATGGATGACCTACAGGTCCGGATTCGAGCCTATTCCAAGATCCACGGACCCTACCGCTTCTTCAAGGATGTCCTTTGCAATGCGCCTCAAGACCatggccgaccagcaggccggcTTCACAACGGACAGCGGATGGGGATGTATGATTAGGACAGGCCAGAGCTTGTTGGCAAATTCACTGCTTACTTGCCGTCTGGGCCGCA GCTGGCGGCGCGGTCAAGCACCCGATGAGGAGCGGAAGCTTCTTTCTCTGTTTGCAGACGATCCTAGGGCCCCCTATTCAATACACAATTTCGTCGCGCACGGTGCAGCCAAGTGCGGCAAGTACCCTGGGGAATGGTTCGGGCCATCGGCAACGGCCCGATGTATACA TGCTCTGGCCAATGCAACCGAGAATTCTTTTCGGGTTTATTCGACCGGCGATCTTCCGGACGTGTACGAGGATAGCTTCATGGAAGTTGCAAAGCCGGACGGAAAGACTTTCCACCCGACTCTAATACTCATTAGCACGAGACTGGGCATTGATAAAATCAATCAGGTCTATTGGGAATCGCTGACAGCCACTCTGCAGCTGCCTCAATCAGTTGGAATTGCTGG CGGCCGTCCTTCATCATCACATTACTTTGTGGGAGCGCAAAGGTCAGACGAGGACCAGGGCTCGTACCTATTCTATCTAGATCCTCACCATACACGCCCGGCGCTTCCCTTCCACGAAGACCCACAGCTCTATACCCCCTCGGATGTAGACTCATGCCACACTCGGCGACTGAGACGACTTCACATTCGTGAGATGGACCCCAGCATGTTGATAGGGTTCCTGATCCTGGACGAGGAGAACTGGCATGCGTGGAAGAGCTCCGTCAAGCATGTTCAGGGCAAGTCCATCATTACAGTGTCGGAACATGACCCTTCAAAGGGATCGGCTTCTGGACGGCCATCGGCCATTGATGAGGTTGAAACTCTGAGTGACGATGATGGCGATACCGTTTTGGATGGATAG
- a CDS encoding histone H2B, whose protein sequence is MPPKAADKKPASKAPATASKAPEKKDAGKKTAASGDKKKRTKTRKETYSSYIYKVLKQVHPDTGISNRAMSILNSFVNDIFERVATEASKLAAYNKKSTISSREIQTSVRLILPGELAKHAVSEGTKAVTKYSSSTK, encoded by the exons ATGCCCCCCAAGGCCGCTGACAAGAAGCCCGCCTCCAAGGCCCCGGCTACTGCCTCCAAGGCTCCCGAGAAGAAGGATGCCGGCAAGAAGACTGCCGCCTCTggcgacaagaagaagaggaccAAGACCCGCAAGGAGACTTACTCTTCATACATCTACAAGG TCCTCAAGCAGGTCCACCCCGACACTGGTATCTCCAACCGTGCCATGTCCATCCTGAACTCTTTCGTCAACG ACATCTTCGAGCGTGTTGCTACCGAAGCTTCCAAGCTTGCCGCCTACAACAAGAAGTCAACCATCTCATCTCGTGAGATCCAGACCTCGGTCAGGCTTATCTTGCCCGGTGAGCTTGCCAAGCACGCCGTGTCTGAAGGTACCAAGGCTGTTACCAAGTACTCTTCAAGCACCAAATAA
- a CDS encoding histone H2A, with translation MTGGGKSGGKASGSKNAQSRSSKAGLAFPVGRVHRLLRKGNYAQRVGAGAPVYLAAVLEYLAAEILELAGNAARDNKKTRIIPRHLQLAIRNDEELNKLLGHVTIAQGGVLPNIHQNLLPKKTGKTAGGKNASQEM, from the exons ATGACTGGAGGCGGCAAGTCCGGCGGCAAGGCCAGCGGTTCCAAGAACGCGCAATC CCGTTCGTCCAAGGCTGGTCTCGCTTTCCCCGTCGGTCGTGTCCACCGTCTGCTCCGCAAGGGTAACTACGCCCAGCGTGTCGGTGCCGGTGCTCCCGTCTATCTGGCTGCCGTCCTCGAGTACCTCGCTGCTGAGATTCTCGAGTTGGCTGGCAACGCCGCCCGCGACAATAAGAAGACCCGTATCATCCCCCGTCATCTGCAACTTGCCATCAGGAACGATGAGGAGTTGAACAAGCTTTTGGGTCATGTTACCATCGCCCAAGGTGGTGTCCTGCCCAACATTCACCAGA ACCTGCTGCCCAAGAAGACCGGAAAGACTGCTGGTGGCAAGAACGCCAGCCAAGAGATGTAA
- a CDS encoding LYR family protein — MSSSTSKAALSLYRRSLKLSLDWAVHRHLWRGQALYIRSLFEANKNLTEPKQIRALLRETEKLLETWKHPDPYCHPTAPGGSKYERNLAPPRVDPPPPLKF, encoded by the exons ATGTCTTCCTCCACCAGCAAAGCTGCGCT CTCGCTCTACCGCCGGTCCCTGAAGCTGTCTCTGGACTGGGCAGTCCACCGTCACCTGTGGCGGGGCCAGGCGCTCTACATCCGGTCTCTCTTTGAAGCTAACAAGAACCTGACCGAGCCCAAGCAAATACGA GCACTGCTCAGGGAGACGGAGAAGCTCCTCGAGACGTGGAAGCACCCCGACCCCTACTGCCACCCTACGGCCCCAGGAG GCTCCAAATATGAGAGGAACCTTGCTCCCCCAAGGGTTGACC CTCCCCCGCCATTGAAGTTTTAA